One Sinorhizobium mexicanum genomic region harbors:
- a CDS encoding SDR family NAD(P)-dependent oxidoreductase → MFDFKGKVVVITGGETGIGAATVEAFARAGADVTIAGYLEDKGQEVVSALASEGFTVDFIQTDVTQESSINNFVDAVTRKHGRIDVLVNNASIFDGFAGALDTSNALWDRVIDTNLRGTFYCCRAVLKDMVARGEGRIVNVASVGGIIGGADGLAYTASKFGVIGLTRQMAVEFTKAGVWINAVCPGMIQTDMRGNSARILGGDAPNMARGVGVNPDALKRVPAGRKGVPLDIANAIMFAASPYAGYMAGHSLVIDAGWTIQ, encoded by the coding sequence ATGTTCGACTTTAAGGGAAAAGTTGTTGTTATTACAGGCGGCGAAACGGGGATAGGTGCCGCAACTGTCGAAGCATTCGCTCGTGCAGGGGCTGACGTGACGATCGCCGGATACCTGGAAGACAAGGGACAGGAAGTCGTCAGCGCGCTCGCGTCCGAGGGCTTTACGGTCGATTTCATCCAGACCGACGTCACGCAGGAAAGCTCGATTAACAACTTCGTTGATGCCGTTACCAGAAAGCACGGCCGTATCGACGTGCTCGTTAACAATGCGTCCATCTTTGACGGTTTTGCTGGTGCCCTCGATACCTCGAACGCGCTGTGGGACCGCGTCATCGATACAAACCTCCGCGGCACTTTCTACTGCTGCCGTGCGGTCCTCAAGGACATGGTGGCCCGCGGCGAGGGCCGAATCGTAAACGTCGCTTCAGTCGGCGGTATCATCGGCGGGGCCGACGGTCTGGCATACACGGCTTCGAAATTCGGCGTAATCGGTCTGACCCGACAGATGGCCGTGGAATTCACCAAGGCGGGCGTATGGATCAACGCGGTTTGCCCCGGCATGATCCAGACGGACATGCGTGGAAACTCGGCCCGTATTCTCGGCGGCGATGCCCCGAACATGGCTCGCGGGGTTGGCGTAAATCCCGATGCGCTGAAGCGGGTTCCCGCTGGCCGTAAGGGCGTTCCGCTGGATATTGCGAACGCCATCATGTTTGCGGCGTCTCCCTACGCTGGCTACATGGCTGGGCACTCGCTCGTAATCGACGCAGGCTGGACAATCCAATAA
- a CDS encoding nitroreductase yields the protein MNEVVMDRTMSQNVSTPYDSLLSVAKGRYSCRAFQKRPVPRTDIDRILEVARTAPSDCNTQPASMFILSGSALEALRAEMYEAAATGRERTSDVPPIGTYTGVFQERRRECGLSLYNAVGIQKGDREASGRQALENFRFFGAPHLAVVTVHNDLAERGLFDTGIYLGHFLLAAQALGVAAVPQGAIAHYADVIRRHAPIAPELRVVCGVSFGYEVKDHAANSFRTDRVEIADSVVFVD from the coding sequence ATGAACGAAGTTGTTATGGATCGGACAATGAGCCAGAACGTCTCTACACCGTATGATTCATTGCTATCGGTCGCCAAGGGCCGCTACTCCTGCAGGGCGTTCCAGAAGAGACCCGTCCCGAGAACCGATATTGACCGGATTTTGGAGGTTGCCCGGACGGCACCGTCGGACTGCAATACGCAACCTGCGAGTATGTTCATCCTGAGCGGCAGCGCCCTCGAAGCCCTGCGGGCTGAAATGTACGAAGCTGCCGCCACCGGTCGGGAACGTACATCCGACGTGCCCCCGATCGGGACCTATACGGGGGTTTTCCAGGAACGGCGTCGAGAGTGCGGCTTGTCGCTCTACAATGCGGTCGGTATCCAGAAGGGCGACCGCGAGGCGTCAGGTAGACAGGCGCTTGAAAACTTCCGTTTCTTCGGTGCGCCGCATCTGGCGGTGGTCACGGTACACAATGATCTGGCAGAGCGCGGCCTGTTCGATACAGGCATCTACCTCGGGCACTTCCTGCTCGCAGCGCAGGCGCTCGGAGTCGCGGCAGTTCCGCAAGGCGCGATCGCGCATTATGCGGACGTTATCCGTAGACACGCTCCGATTGCTCCCGAGCTTCGTGTGGTTTGCGGCGTGTCGTTCGGCTACGAGGTCAAAGATCACGCAGCCAACAGCTTCCGCACGGATCGCGTCGAAATCGCTGACAGCGTTGTATTCGTTGATTGA
- a CDS encoding TetR/AcrR family transcriptional regulator, whose amino-acid sequence MDMDAPQESSKPNIRGRIKQQKTELIQEEILDAAARLIAARGFRAVTVDDISAEMGFTKSIVYYYMKNKNEILWRIFEKIDHTYAKGLEEALSSGGTPTELLAKIVKMHSLNVMEHQDWSTIYNRDENELTEEQRAAVTSNRRKYNKQIQDLYSQGIASKEFRETDPFLAVCCVIGACNWPYTWFRRSSKYSAEDVASAFADQLIKGVARGA is encoded by the coding sequence ATGGACATGGACGCACCGCAAGAGTCTTCGAAGCCGAATATCCGGGGCAGAATTAAGCAGCAGAAAACCGAGTTGATCCAAGAGGAGATTCTCGACGCTGCCGCCCGGTTGATCGCAGCGCGTGGCTTCCGCGCCGTTACCGTTGACGATATTAGCGCTGAAATGGGTTTCACCAAATCCATCGTCTATTACTATATGAAAAACAAGAACGAGATCCTTTGGAGGATTTTCGAGAAGATCGACCATACCTACGCGAAGGGTCTGGAAGAAGCGCTGAGTTCCGGTGGAACTCCCACGGAGCTACTTGCGAAGATCGTCAAGATGCACTCGCTCAACGTGATGGAACACCAGGATTGGTCAACGATCTACAACCGCGACGAAAACGAGCTGACCGAGGAGCAGCGCGCCGCGGTTACGTCTAATCGTCGGAAATACAACAAGCAGATTCAGGACCTGTATTCGCAGGGCATCGCGTCCAAGGAGTTTCGTGAAACGGACCCCTTCCTCGCTGTTTGCTGCGTTATCGGCGCTTGCAATTGGCCATACACGTGGTTCCGCAGATCGTCTAAGTATAGTGCAGAAGACGTCGCGTCCGCATTCGCGGACCAGCTCATCAAGGGCGTCGCGCGGGGAGCGTGA
- a CDS encoding NAD(P)/FAD-dependent oxidoreductase produces the protein MNNYDVIVVGSGLLGLSTAYHAQKSGARVLVIDRGSVAYEASSRATGYLSLRADDPDEAPLAGMAEKLWDTLDEELGYPTEWTQKGRLWVAFSDKQVEELKGTYKAFTRADFGFELIDADACRKLIPILSPETRAGLYTPRSGHANPQRVSQAFAWAFQDHGGTILEHTPVYSVIEEAGKVKGVKTKSGDLYAERVVLCAGGYNAKLLEPFGVLFPVATVRLEALVTTPLPPMYEVGFIGLNGLSIRQTRRGNLHANGGPHEWVDVDADSEPNKPNTPIVRNLVRRMIEAFPVAKGAQLLRTWAGVLDITRDQKTIIHRFDHPEGLLVAAGAGHGFGMAPAIGIAMSELTLNGATNAPIKGLGLERFSTLSPNWKAEKQWHAGSYNT, from the coding sequence ATGAACAATTACGACGTGATCGTCGTCGGCTCCGGCCTCCTCGGCCTCTCGACGGCATACCATGCACAAAAATCCGGGGCACGTGTACTCGTCATCGATCGTGGCTCGGTAGCATACGAAGCGTCCTCGCGGGCAACCGGTTACCTGAGCCTCCGCGCCGACGATCCGGATGAAGCCCCGCTCGCCGGAATGGCCGAAAAGCTGTGGGACACTCTGGATGAGGAACTCGGCTATCCAACGGAGTGGACGCAGAAGGGACGCCTTTGGGTGGCGTTCTCCGACAAGCAGGTCGAAGAGCTCAAGGGAACCTACAAGGCATTCACGCGCGCCGACTTCGGCTTCGAGCTAATTGATGCGGACGCCTGTCGCAAGCTGATACCCATCCTTTCGCCGGAAACGCGCGCCGGGCTGTACACGCCTCGCTCCGGTCATGCGAACCCGCAGCGTGTGTCGCAAGCGTTCGCCTGGGCCTTCCAGGACCATGGCGGGACCATCCTCGAGCATACTCCGGTCTATTCGGTCATCGAGGAAGCAGGAAAGGTGAAAGGCGTGAAGACCAAGTCCGGCGACCTATACGCCGAGCGCGTCGTTCTCTGCGCGGGTGGTTATAACGCAAAGCTCCTCGAGCCGTTCGGCGTCCTGTTCCCGGTGGCCACCGTGCGCCTCGAAGCACTTGTAACCACTCCCCTGCCACCAATGTATGAGGTTGGCTTTATCGGGCTGAACGGGCTGTCCATCCGGCAGACGAGGCGTGGAAACCTCCACGCGAACGGCGGCCCGCACGAGTGGGTGGACGTGGACGCGGACAGCGAGCCGAACAAACCCAACACCCCGATCGTCCGGAACCTTGTCCGTCGCATGATCGAAGCCTTCCCCGTAGCAAAAGGAGCGCAGTTGCTGCGCACTTGGGCCGGGGTGCTCGATATCACGCGCGATCAGAAAACCATTATCCACCGGTTCGACCATCCCGAGGGACTGCTGGTTGCGGCGGGAGCGGGACACGGTTTCGGCATGGCCCCCGCGATCGGGATTGCCATGTCCGAACTTACGTTAAACGGGGCGACCAACGCTCCCATTAAAGGACTCGGCCTCGAACGCTTCTCCACTCTCTCTCCGAACTGGAAGGCGGAGAAACAGTGGCACGCCGGGTCATACAATACATGA
- a CDS encoding FAD-dependent oxidoreductase, with protein MSGKRIVIVGASRLGCEFALAARAAGHEVALVDEHPQELKNMSFDAPYFYGSGLPASLSDETAAFDNVLSSNEPLLECVENEVDVKVGVVAWGAFHNAANSQHIGTPKVGVVSREGNELLEYDALVLATGSRDFVPSFKGWELPGVLGGKAATKLLVSYQCFNGSNCLVLGTTSLAVEFARAARERGLDIAGFVEPTSAFRAGQADEAWAREQGIPIHFESVILEASGTDKVSSATVVRLDGEDDKSEVTCDTICVAIAELPNIELPAAMGCGLEFAEAIPAWVPILDANFQTTVPDVYWVSTFNDVDDQVARALAAIDGDESRSAVQQKRTAEGTNPAEYINLWVSKLSETGGTGVILCQCETVTRGEFLDLQPPRYLKSGLRHPHDAVTGGDVGPKISQDLLKRMTRVGMGHCQGKRCRDEAAILLSQRFGVPLKDIKPGSYRFPVRPIDMALIAAEDDDYHTREKWPHWMHEEVVPESVAGSAQR; from the coding sequence ATGAGTGGCAAGCGTATCGTGATCGTCGGAGCGAGCCGACTGGGATGTGAGTTCGCGTTGGCGGCCCGGGCGGCAGGCCACGAGGTGGCGTTGGTCGACGAGCATCCGCAGGAACTCAAGAACATGTCATTCGACGCGCCGTATTTCTACGGTTCGGGGCTGCCGGCGTCGCTGAGCGACGAAACGGCCGCGTTCGACAATGTCCTGAGTTCGAACGAGCCTCTCCTCGAATGCGTGGAGAACGAAGTGGACGTCAAAGTCGGCGTCGTCGCCTGGGGCGCGTTCCACAACGCTGCCAATTCGCAGCATATCGGCACGCCCAAGGTCGGCGTCGTTTCCCGCGAGGGCAACGAACTGCTCGAGTACGACGCGCTCGTTCTGGCAACGGGATCGCGGGATTTCGTGCCATCGTTCAAAGGATGGGAGCTGCCGGGCGTTCTTGGCGGCAAGGCAGCGACGAAACTCCTCGTCTCCTATCAGTGCTTCAACGGCAGCAACTGCCTCGTGTTAGGTACCACTTCCCTCGCCGTGGAGTTTGCCCGCGCCGCCCGCGAGCGGGGACTGGATATCGCTGGCTTCGTGGAACCGACGTCGGCATTCCGTGCCGGACAAGCGGACGAGGCGTGGGCAAGGGAACAAGGTATCCCGATACATTTCGAGAGCGTGATCCTGGAGGCCAGCGGTACCGACAAGGTATCTTCGGCGACCGTTGTTCGCCTGGATGGTGAGGATGACAAGAGCGAAGTTACTTGCGACACGATCTGCGTTGCTATCGCGGAGCTCCCGAACATCGAGCTCCCGGCGGCGATGGGGTGCGGTCTGGAGTTCGCCGAGGCTATCCCTGCATGGGTCCCCATTCTGGACGCCAATTTCCAGACGACCGTCCCCGATGTGTATTGGGTGTCGACGTTCAACGACGTGGACGACCAGGTAGCCCGCGCACTTGCCGCCATCGATGGCGACGAGTCCCGGTCAGCAGTCCAGCAAAAGCGCACCGCTGAAGGTACAAACCCGGCTGAATATATCAATCTCTGGGTTTCCAAGCTCTCCGAGACGGGCGGAACTGGCGTAATCCTCTGCCAATGTGAGACGGTTACCCGGGGTGAATTCCTCGACCTTCAGCCGCCTCGCTACCTGAAGAGCGGACTACGTCACCCCCACGACGCCGTCACGGGGGGAGACGTCGGACCCAAGATCAGCCAGGATTTGTTGAAGCGGATGACCCGCGTGGGAATGGGACACTGCCAAGGCAAAAGGTGCCGTGACGAAGCGGCGATCCTTCTCTCGCAGCGTTTCGGCGTACCTCTCAAGGACATCAAGCCGGGGAGCTATCGGTTCCCTGTCCGCCCGATCGACATGGCTTTGATCGCAGCTGAAGACGACGACTATCACACCCGCGAAAAGTGGCCGCATTGGATGCATGAGGAAGTCGTGCCTGAAAGCGTCGCAGGCTCCGCACAGAGGTAA
- a CDS encoding electron transfer flavoprotein subunit alpha/FixB family protein, producing MKNALFVIHNSPDTRASEFATLAALASAVASAGYTSDLLVLNTTGSASVTIKHGNVFRAVSAIAPESPVGDGAEFLVHAVGKAVADASMSLVVGLGTIANRNWAPQVAASLSAEYLTACEAIEAADGGLRVTAPVMGAMVQKSVSLGDRKAVLLYSGEALAPSSGTDVDAQVSSTAVEQGRARFIASEALPDTGGIPLRGASRVVSGGLGVGSADKWQVIEQFAAKVGAAVGASRAAVEMGWVPSSRQVGFSGQKVSPDVYVAVGISGAVHHLAGIGGAKKIIAINKDPEAGIFKVADIGIVGDYEQILSAAMRKL from the coding sequence ATGAAGAACGCTCTCTTTGTCATTCATAATTCCCCCGACACCCGCGCCTCGGAGTTCGCCACCCTCGCCGCTCTTGCCTCTGCGGTCGCCAGCGCAGGCTACACCTCCGATCTGCTCGTCCTGAATACCACCGGATCGGCTTCCGTGACGATCAAGCACGGCAACGTCTTCCGCGCCGTGTCGGCGATCGCTCCGGAAAGTCCGGTCGGCGACGGTGCCGAGTTCCTGGTGCACGCCGTGGGCAAAGCCGTAGCGGATGCATCGATGTCGCTCGTAGTCGGCCTTGGAACCATCGCCAACAGAAACTGGGCACCTCAGGTCGCGGCTTCGTTGTCTGCCGAGTATTTGACTGCATGCGAGGCAATCGAGGCTGCCGATGGCGGCCTGCGCGTTACCGCCCCCGTTATGGGCGCAATGGTGCAGAAGTCCGTCTCGCTCGGGGATCGAAAGGCGGTCCTTCTGTACAGCGGCGAAGCCCTCGCTCCTTCTTCCGGTACCGATGTCGACGCACAGGTCTCTTCGACGGCCGTCGAGCAGGGCCGCGCTCGGTTCATCGCTTCGGAAGCGCTGCCGGACACGGGCGGGATTCCCCTCCGCGGAGCCAGCCGGGTCGTTTCCGGCGGTCTCGGCGTCGGCTCCGCCGATAAGTGGCAGGTTATCGAGCAGTTCGCTGCCAAGGTGGGTGCGGCGGTCGGCGCAAGCCGCGCCGCGGTCGAGATGGGCTGGGTTCCGTCGTCGCGCCAGGTTGGCTTCAGCGGCCAAAAGGTAAGTCCGGACGTTTACGTTGCCGTCGGCATCTCGGGAGCGGTCCATCACCTTGCCGGGATTGGCGGAGCGAAAAAGATCATCGCTATCAATAAGGATCCGGAAGCGGGTATCTTCAAGGTAGCGGATATCGGTATCGTGGGTGACTACGAGCAGATTTTGTCAGCCGCGATGCGGAAGCTCTAA
- a CDS encoding electron transfer flavoprotein subunit beta/FixA family protein translates to MNIVVLIKRVPDPNTPEQLVSISESQDEIVLHASSQYTINQYDLNAVEAAVGLKEAQGATVTVVTADDASADQYLRRVIAMGADNAIRVELDGQSRRDPFKTAEAIVSALKQKEAASLLIAGRQSSDADAGYVPYLVANGLGIPALAPIVSIKAASEQTITVGKLADTTIDEYEVTLPAMLLVSNEINKPRTPGLKGVMASKKATIEVIQTDVGGHSTVPPKYAPKKGQRAVQATRFIEGSDEDKASALLAALDK, encoded by the coding sequence ATGAATATTGTCGTTTTAATCAAGAGGGTTCCAGATCCGAACACTCCCGAGCAGCTCGTGTCGATCTCCGAGTCTCAGGACGAGATAGTGCTTCATGCTTCCTCGCAATACACGATCAACCAGTACGATCTGAATGCGGTCGAGGCCGCGGTCGGTTTGAAGGAAGCACAGGGCGCGACCGTCACCGTGGTCACTGCCGATGACGCGTCAGCAGATCAGTATCTTCGCCGCGTAATCGCGATGGGTGCCGATAACGCGATTCGGGTCGAACTCGACGGCCAGTCGCGCCGCGATCCGTTCAAGACCGCCGAGGCTATCGTTTCGGCCCTCAAGCAGAAAGAAGCCGCGTCGCTCCTGATCGCCGGGCGTCAGTCGTCCGATGCCGATGCCGGATATGTGCCTTATCTTGTCGCCAACGGCCTTGGCATTCCGGCGCTCGCCCCGATCGTTTCGATCAAGGCGGCCTCCGAGCAGACGATCACTGTCGGCAAGCTGGCCGACACCACGATCGATGAATACGAGGTGACGCTTCCGGCGATGCTGCTTGTCTCCAACGAGATCAACAAGCCGAGAACACCGGGACTCAAAGGAGTGATGGCGTCCAAAAAGGCGACTATCGAGGTCATCCAAACGGACGTCGGCGGTCATTCGACCGTGCCGCCGAAGTACGCGCCGAAGAAAGGCCAGCGTGCCGTCCAGGCGACGAGATTCATAGAAGGTTCCGACGAGGACAAGGCTTCCGCCCTTCTCGCGGCGCTCGACAAGTGA
- a CDS encoding MaoC/PaaZ C-terminal domain-containing protein, protein MDATNTQEAIVVGSNAMYFDDFEVGQEWITPRRTITETDIVMFAALTGDHNPVHTDEIFASQTPFGARILHGPAVFAIITGLEFRLGIKEGTAIAFLGMTWDLKAPVKMGDTIHVYQRVEEVRRTSNPSRGIVNFWLEVRNQRGEVCQQGIWKVMFHARTGA, encoded by the coding sequence ATGGACGCGACGAACACTCAAGAGGCAATCGTGGTTGGTTCGAACGCAATGTACTTCGATGACTTCGAGGTCGGACAGGAGTGGATCACCCCGCGCCGCACGATTACCGAGACGGACATCGTGATGTTCGCTGCGCTTACGGGTGACCATAACCCGGTACACACGGACGAAATCTTCGCCAGCCAGACGCCCTTCGGTGCCCGTATCCTTCACGGACCCGCCGTCTTCGCGATTATCACGGGTCTCGAATTCCGCCTTGGCATTAAAGAAGGTACGGCAATCGCCTTCCTCGGCATGACCTGGGACCTCAAGGCTCCGGTGAAAATGGGCGATACGATCCACGTTTACCAGCGTGTCGAGGAAGTCCGTCGTACGTCCAATCCCTCCCGCGGGATCGTGAATTTCTGGCTTGAAGTCCGCAACCAGCGTGGCGAGGTTTGTCAGCAGGGCATCTGGAAGGTCATGTTCCATGCCCGAACCGGTGCTTGA
- a CDS encoding citryl-CoA lyase, translating to MTKGTPSHWITGVSQITPQDIYIRGYAMSELVGSVPFSAITYLLVRGELPTRGQAKMMDVILSSILDYGLQKSGTVAARAVVSVNPVMTAGLGAAVLAAGEYALSPEDTGRFISENFAAWKQSGRPMDEAAASLVEELRSVKRRVPGFGHQVFRGVDPRSERLKAIAKAEGVWGEATEWYEAVHRAFQVASNKPDLVLNDVGMLAAIMVQMGFTPQEMCGLAILSTFPGLIAHISEEMQSGIRNRLIPDTHVEYSVAQRDLATALREAGWV from the coding sequence ATGACCAAAGGAACGCCGTCGCATTGGATCACTGGTGTGAGCCAGATAACTCCTCAGGACATCTATATCCGCGGATATGCGATGAGCGAGTTGGTGGGCAGCGTGCCTTTCTCCGCAATCACGTACCTTCTCGTGCGCGGAGAGCTCCCCACGCGGGGTCAAGCTAAGATGATGGACGTCATTCTTTCTTCGATCCTGGACTACGGCCTTCAGAAATCAGGCACCGTGGCTGCAAGGGCGGTCGTGTCGGTAAATCCCGTGATGACGGCCGGTTTGGGCGCTGCGGTACTCGCGGCTGGTGAGTACGCCCTCTCTCCCGAGGATACCGGGCGGTTCATCTCCGAGAACTTCGCCGCATGGAAGCAAAGCGGTCGACCGATGGACGAGGCTGCGGCTTCGTTGGTCGAGGAACTGCGTTCGGTCAAACGCCGGGTACCGGGCTTCGGACATCAGGTATTCCGTGGCGTCGATCCCCGTTCCGAGCGGCTGAAGGCCATCGCGAAAGCAGAAGGCGTCTGGGGCGAAGCCACCGAGTGGTACGAAGCCGTCCACAGGGCGTTCCAGGTCGCCAGCAACAAACCCGATCTCGTACTAAACGACGTCGGCATGCTTGCCGCGATTATGGTGCAGATGGGCTTCACTCCTCAGGAGATGTGCGGCCTGGCCATTCTGTCGACCTTCCCCGGCCTGATCGCCCACATCTCCGAGGAAATGCAGTCCGGCATTCGTAACCGCCTGATCCCCGACACGCACGTTGAATACTCGGTTGCCCAGCGCGATCTGGCGACAGCGCTTCGGGAAGCGGGTTGGGTCTAA
- a CDS encoding RidA family protein: MLTPVNPPEAKWPGLSQGMVLKGSGIFVSGGHCGLDASGEPVTTSLEDQIVAMFEGLKLTLAEAGLGFEHVARTTCFVTEFRPELLATIKQVRARYYNGDCPPASVMVQAGLYDERLYAEIEVIAVVP; the protein is encoded by the coding sequence ATGTTGACGCCAGTGAATCCGCCCGAAGCCAAATGGCCGGGCCTTTCCCAGGGAATGGTTTTAAAGGGCAGCGGAATATTTGTTTCGGGAGGACATTGCGGCCTTGATGCGTCTGGCGAGCCAGTCACGACCTCGCTCGAGGACCAGATCGTCGCTATGTTCGAAGGCTTGAAGCTGACACTCGCCGAAGCGGGCCTCGGATTCGAGCACGTCGCCCGTACGACGTGCTTCGTCACGGAGTTCCGGCCGGAACTGTTGGCGACTATCAAACAAGTACGTGCTCGTTACTACAACGGCGACTGCCCTCCGGCGAGCGTCATGGTCCAGGCTGGACTGTACGACGAGCGCCTCTACGCCGAGATCGAAGTGATCGCTGTCGTGCCGTAA
- a CDS encoding tartrate dehydrogenase: MKDYKIAVIPGDGIGKEVIEAALIPIRAAASKHGAKLTETSFDWSCETYLKTGRMMPENGIDTLRDFDSILLGAVGWPKTVPDSVSLHGLLLPIRKQFDLYANIRPHRLLPGISGPLAKSDFDILCIRENTEGEYSGAGGRVHVGTPQEVAVETSIFTRHSVERILRFGFEQARLRRGKLASTTKSNAQKYTMVMWDEITEELAPAYPDVEVTRYHIDALSARMITHPETLDVVVASNLFGDILTDIGAAIQGGLGFAASANINPLGGVPSMFEPVHGSAPDIAGTGAANPIATVWSGAMMLDFLGEREASADLLAALSRITRRTLLLTPDCGGTSNTFSLAREIANAL; this comes from the coding sequence GTGAAGGACTACAAGATCGCAGTCATCCCCGGTGACGGTATCGGGAAAGAGGTTATCGAAGCGGCACTGATTCCTATCAGGGCAGCCGCCTCGAAGCACGGTGCCAAACTGACGGAGACTTCTTTCGACTGGAGTTGCGAAACCTACTTGAAGACGGGGCGGATGATGCCGGAGAACGGCATCGATACGCTTCGCGATTTTGACTCCATACTACTTGGAGCGGTTGGATGGCCGAAGACGGTACCCGACAGCGTATCGCTACATGGCCTGCTGTTGCCCATCCGCAAGCAGTTCGATCTCTATGCCAACATCCGGCCCCATCGGCTGTTGCCCGGCATTTCGGGACCACTGGCGAAATCCGACTTCGATATCCTGTGCATCCGAGAGAATACGGAGGGAGAGTACTCGGGAGCAGGCGGGCGAGTTCATGTCGGCACGCCTCAGGAAGTCGCCGTCGAGACGTCGATCTTCACGCGGCACTCGGTCGAACGCATTCTCCGCTTCGGCTTCGAGCAAGCGCGACTACGGCGCGGGAAACTGGCGTCAACCACGAAATCTAACGCACAGAAATACACGATGGTAATGTGGGACGAGATTACGGAAGAACTCGCTCCGGCGTACCCGGACGTCGAAGTTACCCGTTACCATATCGATGCCTTGTCGGCTCGGATGATCACGCATCCAGAGACACTGGACGTGGTCGTCGCCTCCAATCTGTTCGGAGACATCCTCACCGATATCGGGGCGGCAATACAAGGTGGCCTTGGGTTTGCCGCATCCGCCAACATAAATCCGCTTGGCGGCGTCCCGTCGATGTTTGAACCGGTACATGGGTCTGCGCCCGATATTGCGGGTACCGGCGCGGCCAATCCGATCGCGACGGTATGGAGCGGTGCGATGATGCTGGATTTCCTCGGTGAGAGGGAAGCTTCCGCCGATCTCCTCGCCGCCCTCTCCCGGATCACTCGCCGGACCCTCCTGCTCACACCCGATTGCGGCGGGACCTCGAACACTTTCTCCCTCGCCCGCGAGATCGCAAACGCTCTTTAG